Genomic window (Alnus glutinosa chromosome 9, dhAlnGlut1.1, whole genome shotgun sequence):
TATATATTTTAGGAatttatttagtagactgtcgTACGACTgccatacaacttgatgatgtagCACTGAAAATTTGCCCTagtacttgtaaaaaaaaaaaaaaaaaagttattgattTTTACTATCATATAATCACAATTATATAACAGTCTACtcaataaaattacatttttttttctttttaacaatgGTTAATTCAATGACTACTAAACCCAAATGGATTGACACTACCACatcaatataataaaataataattagataaaaaaaaaagtaactctACATTAGTCTAATTGAAAACTATAAATTGCCACGGTTGCACTCACAATAAAACTTGCTAGACAAATAATAGTACGATGAAAGCCATCAATGCTCCACAACAAACAAGCAGCAACAAGTTGGTTACCTTATTGGGGGATTCATTACGAaataaggcctcgtttggtttgcggaatgtctattccattaggaaaaggaataactattcctgagaatagatgaaggtggaatggaataactattcatattcttttgtttggttgtaacggtggaatagaacattgcatatgtattcttttgtttggtacaatgCAATATAtcggtgaatggaatcatattataatcaaattttctaaaacacccttataataaaaatataatttatattcttaaggacatttttttttctttattttagaaacataaacaatcatactataaccttttttctttttttcttttttttttttttttaaaatttcatagagttcatggcttctttttttttttttttttttttcatatacaattacgctacaaaataatttgtaagaaaaaaaaaaaaacacgcacacacatataatcatcatatcaccatcataaaaaaataaaaataaaaaaaatagatcatctgcaaagccctttttattttattattttttatttgttttccaacaacaaacattcattctttgcttacaaagtaaaatgatttataagaaaaaaaaaaaaaaaaaaaaaaaaaaaaaaaaaaacataatcatcataaaaaaaaaaaatcatctgcaaagccctttttattttattattttttatttgtttttcagcaacaaacatttgttctttgcttacaaagtttttctcaaacctctgccaggcaattggagtcctcccgatattaagaggtactcgttttgctacgtctaagtgcattctgtaggctaaatcataggagaaaaaaaaaaaaaaaaaaaagactaacccacaacaaattaagttgggttgagaaacagagaaaggGGGATGATAATATAATTGcaaagatagagagagatactgatggtgcatttgagtaatgaatttttgaaatcagaattaaattcttattctgtttgcgaattttgagatttgactttttagaaaaaaaaaaaaaaaaaaaaaaaattgaataaaatatgatttgtttataaaaagttgaataaaatatgatttgtttttgaaaaagttgaataaaatatgatttatttttgaaaaaagtagaatcagaattatattttattttcaaaatttcgtatccaaatacaccatgagttgagaaacacagagagagagggataagagacttgggtgttgagagggTTGAGGTTTTTGGGAaaaagacgaattttatttattcccacaggaaaggaataggtattccactcctttttgagtggaatacctattcctcttcgtaagggaatagctattccgtgggaataactattcccttaaataatatactaccaaacaaaggaatagctattcagtaggaatagttattcctttccatgggtctaatccgcaaaccaaacgaggcctaaaatCTTCAATTCTTCGTGGTTAACTGTTTATGCAGGGTCTCTGATTCCCGAGAGTGCTTATGATAGAGGATCATTAATTATAAACTATGTAATCTGTAATCGAAAtcttatgtttatatatatatatatatatatatatatatatatatatatatatattctagcaCATCATTCAAAGGTTTGTAATTAATAACCAACCTAGGAGAACCTCTTTCAAGTTCAGCatttttcataacataaaagGCAGCACAAGACCAAGGGGACTAATTGCTTTTTCGGATAATATTTTTTGCAAGTAAATTAGCAATTTCCTTTTGGCAAAAATCTAAGGGCttgtttgataagtaattggaTAGgagaatatttgtgtattgtatagtaaaaagtgattgatgtgatataaaatttgagaatgttttatagaaaagtgaaaaagttttgttttgtagtgaatttttttatttgaataataaaaaaaaattattgatgtgatataaaaagtgtaaaaaagttagaatgtttttgatttgatatttttgaaagaagtaaaagaaatagagggagaatgATAATTGTTTGCCAAACTAGCCCCTAAAGTTTCGGCATTCATTTGAATGGGCCTAGCTTTAGTAGGAATCTTTCTTTCGGAGAAGTCCTTAGTATAAGGTAAAGCCACAATGTGCTTCTTCCAGTGCCAGAAAGCATTGGGTAGGTCAGAACAAACAATGTCAACTAGTTTGTTATTAAAAGCAACAATTTTTGATTGTAGCAATTTGTCAGAGAGTTCCTGGGCAATTCTCTTATACTTGAGTTCCTGTTTTAAGGAACTCAGGTGTCTGGTTTTAGCAGTGACTAGGTTGAGCCAGTCCAGCTCAATATCCAGTCTGGATGCAAAAGTGAATTTCACTTCTGTTCCTATCTTAACAGTTATTATCCCGGTTTCATCAATAGAAGAGATGGGGTAAAGTAAGTAGAGGAAAGGATTTCCTAAAATTACTTTATCACTCTTCATGTTTTTAACAAGCACAGAAGGAATGGGAAAACAAACATCACTTTGGCAAACATAAGCCTTACTAAGCTCATATTTAATATGGAGAGAATCACCATTGGCAGAGTTTAATCTTTCAGTagatttctcaaaatatttactAGGGACTAATCCCTCCTCGATACAGTTCATGTCAGATCCAGAATCAATCAAAGCAATAGCATTAAAAGAATAATCTTTTGCAACAATAACAGTAATTTTTGCATACCATTTGGGTGGTATGAAACTCTTGACGAGTTTAACAAATTTCAAATCACTACTGGAACAGACAGTTACATTGCTGGATTCAGGATCATTAGAATGCTCATGTTGGTTACCAGTGATGTCTTCAATTCTTAATTCTTCATTTtccatttgaaattttttatgaagattgGTTAttaacagttgactttttaaATCTTGATTATCAGTTTTAATATGATgcacatcattttttaaatcaacaatGTCTTTCTTGATATTACTTATCTCATGCTGCAAATCTGAGATAGTAATAgctttgaatttttgttttgaaaatctttccaaaGTTTCATCAAGAGAGATTTTGGTTTTAACAGATTTTCCAAAATCAtgcttcattgttttttttagttttttaagatattcatcttttaactcatcattttcaatttttgaaattagagtGATTAgtaaattttcttgttcttcttctttagaaGTAACGTTACAAAATTTACTTTCACAGCAGGATTTACTGCAGCCAATTTTGAAAACATCTTTACTGGATGATTCGCGAGCAGAATGGTAGTGAGAATCATCAGAAGAAATGGCTTCATCGTCGTAAGATGAGTCAGAGTCGGAGTAATCTTGGAATTGTAAAATCTTGAAAAGATCATTCCTGTCAtcttcatcaatttttaaagaattaattttattttttaatttattaggtGGGTTTGGACAGTTATCAGCATAATGTCCATTTTTACCACAATTAAAACATCTTCCTTTAGAAATCTTAACAGTTTTAGAACGCTTATGCTTTCTAAAGATTTTACTAGGCCCTTCAGGCTTAACAGTTCGTCTTTTAGTATGATGGTATTTTTTAGTGAACTTATCTGGTTTCTTCTTGTGTCTCCTACTTGGAGCAATGAGAGGTAAACCAAATTGTTCACAGAAATTACCCATCTCATACTTAGctttcttagcattttttaattgttgtcttaTCATCTTCTGATCGACACACATTTTAATGccaagttttttaataattgaaaacaGATCACCATAGGTTAAGTTTTCATAATCAATGGATCCTGTAGTGGAATTAACAAGTTCATCTTTTACTTTGTGAGCAAATAATGAAGGTAATCCATcaatgaacttttctttccaaTAGGGCTTAAAACTATCAGTTCTAAGCATAACACGAGAAACAAAAACATCTTGATACCATCTATAATCAGACATAGTAGGGCATCtaagattattcaaataatcagaAATACGAGAAGTAATATTGGACGAAGTCCCAACAAAATGTTTAACAATGGTATATATCAAGGTATTGACACCATCAGGCAATTGCTTGCCATCATTAAGGACAGGAGTCCCATCATCATTGGTCTTAACAGCGGTTTTAATCCTGATTTTAGCATCTTGGGAAAGATGCTTGTCCCACCAAGCATTGAGGGTGCCAGAAAAACCAATGGTTAATAATTCAACAATATTAAAGTCAGAAATGTCATGGTTAGTCATGTAAGCATTAGCAACCATAAACATATGATTCATCTTATTaaggatttcatgttcagacaaACCATCAATATTCCACTCATATAATTTAtcaacagaaacagaaaactggTTTTGAAAAACCCTTTCTTCAAACTGCAAATCGGGAGGAGTGGGTTTATTATACCAATTCTTGGTAAGGTTAACAGGTTTGGATTTAAAAATTCTTTGGATTTTTGGAGAAATGtcaattttctcaaaattttgttCAAGAATTTTAATGTCTTCATCAGTGGATGAGTTAGATTCAGAAGAACTGGATTCCTCTGATTTTTCAGACTCATTTTCAGAATGTTTGAAAACATTTAACACATTTTTGCCTTTGTCATGGTTAATGGCGTAGGCTTTGTTAATACTTgaagaaatatttgaagaactGGTTTCAGGGACTTGGGCAGTCTCTAGGGCAGCCTTGCGAAGGCTTATCTCCAATagcatttcttcaatttttttcaaattcttttggctactagtttttaaactaattcctcttctttcttctggtAAAGAAATCAAGGGTTTTTCAACATCTTTCTTAACAGCCAAAGGAATaggtttttcaataattttatcaGAAGAGGAATCAATCTTTTCTTCGATACGATCAAGTTGTTGACTTATTATGTGAAGAGATtgattagaaaaattattttgttcaatAATCTTCCGAGTCTTAGAATGAGTAGGATCATTCTTAGAAGTTTTATAAGGAGAAGCAATGACAATAGTGTCATCTTTTCCCTTTACTCGGAGGGTTTCAACAGGAGGATGAGAGGCTTTAACAACAGTGTTGTCTTCAGCCAAAACAAAAggttttttaacaacatttaaAACACCAAGTTTAACCTTTTGAAGAAAGTCGAAAAACAGAGTATGTCTCTGCTCTTCAAGCATCTTTTTCACCCACCGAAGTTTTAATGATCTCGACTTGCCTTCTTTATAGAAAGATTTTCGATATGAAGAAAATCGCcaaaagagaatatatatatatatatatatatatatatatatatatatatatatatatatatatatatatatatatatatatatatatatatatattattttgcaaGGGGAAGGATTTTGTGGTTGAAATGTCAAATGTGTGCTTTATGGACGTTGGTTAAGATTTTTGTGTCAGATATAAGATATTGATCACTTAAGGTGGAGGTTAGGGATGAAATGTTTAgcctatttaatttaattaaatgtgtaagattaaaattaattttttttatatttttatatgcatAGCTCATGATGAGTCGACCAATGGTAATTCTGTATTTTGATCTACAGTGAAAAATTGTGTCGGCAAGAAATTAATAAATCCTGGTAACGGCACGTGTCCAGCTAAGATAATTATAGAAAGTTGGTATCCCATTGCTgtagaaattaaagaaaaaacgaagAGATATTTGGTGTAAAGAAAAGAGTGGGTGTTGGAAGGGAAAGCGCGTGTAAGTATTAGCCGAAAGCAGCGACAGAGAGAGATAGTGACGCTGTATTTATTATGGTTGTAGTTTAGTGGGAGAagtgatttattttatggttgcTTCTCCTTCTAACGTACTACTGTATCTCTTACTTACTATCCACGGATTGAGCAAAAATGTTGAAACTTTGATGTGAATGGAGACGTCCGCAACACCCACcaatgcttcttcttcttcttcttcttcttcttcctacaATATTAGTAGTAATTCTGCAAGTTACGGAATTCAAGCGGTAGCTTCCAATATCATACAGGGGCCACTGAGTGGCCTGTTGGAGTATTCGGGTATTctgggaggaggaggaagagctGCAGGCAGGTCCAATTCTCCGGAAACtgttgataataataataataataataataataacaataataatagtaGTAGTAATGAACCAATTCTCCCGGGAAGCAATCCCGAGgaggtggtggaggaggaggtcTCCATCAGGATTATTGGTGCAGAGCACGAGCATTTCAGTGCTCATCAACACATTCCGGCAAATCCAGCACATGTATCGGATCTCACTAATTCTGCGAGCACCACCAGAAGCTACGATGTCCAGCGCTTCGTCCGCTGGTTAGAGCAGATTCTCCCTTTCTCTTTGCTTCTTTTGCTCGTCTTCATTCGTCAACATCTCCAAGGTATTCCTCTTCTCCTCcgcttctttcttttcttcttcctccataATGTCATAATTACCCACCCCAGTACTCCATCAACTTCAGGTTTTTCTGTCGCTCTTTGGATCGCTGCCGTCATGTTCAAATCTAATGATATTCTACGGAAGCAGACCGCTCTTAAGGTTCCCTTTCATTTCCTGGTTCCTTTTTCCATTCCCTGAATTCTTGCTTAATTGGTCTTTTGAGCATCCAAATTGCTGGCCCCGCAGGAGGAGAGGAAAATCTCTGTTCTCCTAAGCATTTCTCTGGTGTTTATGATTCATTTCGTTTGTGTTTATTGGCGGTACCGGGGCAATAACCTGCTCTACCCGTTCCTATTGCTTCCCCCTAAAGCAATTCCTCCCTTTTGGCATGCTGTGTTCATCATCACGATAAATGGTTAGTACCCAACACAGCCTTTTCTTGCTCTTTGCCTAACAAATGTTTGAATTGGATATCTTTTGAATCTGATGTCTCAATATATAATGGTTGTCTTTTCAGACATTATGGTGCGACATGCAGCAATGGCCTTCAAATGTTTACTTTTGATACATTACAAGAATGGTAGAGGCCGGGATTACCGTAAACAGGTTGCTTATGTTACAGTTAGTCAGAGCTCTACATGTTCTAATTGTTctctattttcttcctttaatgTGTTGAAGGCCTCTGTCTATCCAGGGTCAAATGCTGACTCTTGTTGAGTATCTCTTGCTACTCTACCGTGCTTTGTTGCCAATACCTGTTTGGTATAAGttctttttaaacaaagaatATGGAAGCCTTTTTTCTTCGTTAACTACAGGGTTATATTTAACCTTCAAGCTTACGTCACTTGTGGAGAAGGTAATCCCATCTATATGAACTTTCATGCTTTCTTCTGGTTTTCTGAATTCACCTCAAAAGAGCGCTGGCTTCTCTTAGtattattctaattttattACTTTATGATATATATGGTTCTGAAGGTCCAATCCTTTTTTGCTGCATTGAGGGACATGTCACATAAGGAGGTGCATTTCGGGTCTTATGCCACGTCTGAACAGGTCAGTTGGTCTGCTATGAGTTAAAAGATTCCtaattgctctctctctctctctgaggtCACTGTGGAAGCTGATTATTAGGATTACTTCTATGATGAATATAGATTTTTCCAATCCATCACATTTGAACTGTTTCGTAGTTTTCTCGTTCACATTTGAAAGGGCGCAAGTTCTGACCCCGAGGCACACAAAACAATTATGCAGcaattttatgaataaatatgcAGAAGCAAATAATGATCAATCAGAATACTCGTCACCTATCAACACAACAATTTGTTTGATGAAGTGAAAACCCATGTTTTGAACACCACCGAATAGGCgaacactaaaaacctaacaacATTAGCAAACCTTCTTACACAGGCTACACAGCCCCTCATGTTGTCACCAATTTGTGCTGCTGGTATGGGCCATGGAACTAAACATACTTGgctagtgctttttttttttttcttgggggAGGAGGGATGATCCAAACCAAATAGAGCTGcttttgggggagggggggtgggtGGATGCTCCAAGAATAGGAGGGATGCAAGATGGATGTTCccattttaatcttttaaaataattacaaaaagttCTTTAGAAAGTAAGAGACCAGTAAGCATACCCCCAAAGAAGTTAGAAGTAAGAATTTGGAACTTGAAACGCAAATTGATAAGCTACATTAGATAGATAATATTCTTGTATAGTTCATGTTCTTTTATTCTTATACGTTCTTGAGAGACTTTGATTGCTTCAATGAATGAAGAAGTAcattgacatagtgcatggtgCCATCATTTTCTGATGTTtctttggtttgtttttatATGATGTATCAACACATTCTAAGTTGTCAGCAGTTGAACTACAGGTCAATGCAGCAGGGGATCTCTGTGCTATCTGCCAGGAGAAGATGCATGCTCCGATTTTGCTTCGCTGTAAACACATATTCTGCGAAGACTGCGTATCAGAATGGTCATACCTTTCACTCCGCTCTCTCTTTGCAGATGACTATATTATTGTTACGCCATACTTCTATATAATATTGATGTTCCATGCGTTTAGATGTTAATTTGACTATTCATCacctttgatttttgatttctGTATCTGCTTCCTTGTTTTCACTTTGATGTACACAATATGCTGATTGGACTGGAGAAATTTGCTGAACCATAATAACTTATTTGTGGTATTATACAACGTTGGGGTAATTAGAATTCAGTGTCTGAAATCTCAGGGTCAAGGCGGTAGATTTCTTAGTCATCTGAAATACATTTGTTTAGTTCACAACAAGCTACATGTCTTGTATTTGGAGGATTTAGAGGGAGTTGAATCTGGTTTCTATTCAATGATTTAAACCTAAGTTTGAGCTGAACCAGGTATATTTAAGTGAAGAtttagacccaaaaaaaaaaaggaagaaaaaagatttgTTTTCACTGCCTTTGCTGAAAAGCTTAGCCTTGAGTTCTCTTGTTAATCTTTCTAGTGTTATTCTTTTCATATGTTGGTTTTTGGCTGGTTTCTTACGGGAGTTTACTGCACCATGTTTTCAGGTTTGAGCGAGAAAGAACGTGCCCGTTGTGCCGGGCCTTGGTAAAACCAGCCGATATCAAATCTTATGGTGATGGATCAACCAGTTTGTTTTTGCAGCTATTTTAAGATCTTCTACTTGATAAAGAGACCGGATCTGCATCTGAAACCAAACATTATTTTGCTCTAAGAAGTTGTTGAAGGCTCTGACTTACAATCCCTTTGTTTCCACCACTGCTGTTTGTTATTATGTTGTACCCATGAGGTGTATAAATTCTCATGGCCATTCATTATATGTTTAAACCACATACGAGTTTTGTCTATATATCTTGTTTGAGAATTGCTTGGTTGTACattctcatcccactcctattcTACTCGTCTACATGGACCaatattattgttaaaaaaatcagggtcccactacactcttTATACTATCTcttacattattggtccacgtaaaCAAGGGTGAGATAGTGATGAGATAgaagtgtacaaccaagcatttctcatctTGTATATAGAGCTTTATACAAACATACAAATTAATGCATCTCTCTCCATTTGAACAAGCATTTTCCTTGTATATCTGTCTTTACTTCTAGAAACTGTCTACAAAGCATCTGTAGTTGGAACACTCGCATGAATCAACAATTCAACTTGATACAAAAGCATAAGCTTTCAGAAAGAACTACTTAAGTAACAATCATTGGTGACAGCCAAAGAGCTTAAAATACATggtgaaagaaataaaattacatcTTATATCAGCTAACAGTGAGGAAGACTAacacaaataacaaaaatatcatacaataacaatagttaataataataataataacaataataataataataaccaagAAAATCATATTGTTACATTTCAAATCTTTGTTTGAAACATAGAATACAGGACATCTCCAATCAAAGAGAAGCATTCCTAGTGTCTTTGTGTATCTTTTGCCACCCTAATGGGGTTTCAAGAGCTAGTTTGGGTGACATTTCATGAGACCTCCTCAACTTTTGTGTGCAATGGGCAATGTCCTCCATCACTTGCGGACAACCCCAGGAGGAAGTGAAGAGTGTAGTTGTggagatgatgatgaggaaACAGAGTTTAGATTCGATCCTGAGGAAGCCATGATGGGGTAGACTTCAGTGACCTCTTCAGTGCCCTCATTCAAGTAGACAACATCCTGCATGGTGAGCTGGTGGTATTCAACGACCTCCCTCAGGAAGCGATTTTCCCGTGCAAAAATTGAGTTTTCATGTGCCAATCTGGCCTTCTCTGCCAAAAGTGTTTCAAGTTGAAGCCGAATCTGGCACAGAATCATTGGCATCGGAGTTTAGAGTTATTACATGCAACATGATAGAAATGCGTCAACACAATGTTGCTTGTTGATAGAAAATAACATCTAAAATTGGAAAACTGCAaaacatatgattttttttagtatcaaaaaaaaaattcaccaaatTTGCCCGATGTAGAAGCAAAATCAAGAAGGCTGCATAAGCAAATATATTGCCCACATCTTGGTTTCAAAATGGAAAGAATAACTGGTTTATATCTCCATAGAATCAAATTAGCTAAAGACACTTATGGGCCATCACTATAGTTGCAAtcaattccctttttttttttttcttttgataaatagGTTTCAACATTATCATGATGATTATAGACAGACGCGTGTTAATATCTAAGATTCTAAAGCACTGCAAACTATAAGTAAAGGAGAATACGCTTTAAGCCAGTAAAATGGTAGTGTTATCTTTTTCCTGAAAAAATGGGGGAATAGTCACATGCATCCTCCTAATATATGCCTTAAAAAACACAGCCTACAGAtgtaaaaaaatacatattcttTCTCCTGATAATATGAATTTTAAGGTATGccttttcaaaaatttacaaaatcctagagcatcactTTGATGTTAGAGAAATACGATTACAACTTGTACCTTGATGACTTGTTTGTCTAAGGTTCTGCTAGACAGTAGTCAACTTAAATCCTTGATTTCAaccatttgattttatttattctgtGAAAGGCAGTAGGAACTCTTCCAAAATTTTTTGGTGACAGGTTCTTGTGCCCAAATCGGTTGTGGGGACTGACTCTGTTGTATTCACCTAGGAGTTTGTGCTTTTTATACGCCTCCGCAGTGCCCAATACCTGTTCTAAACTATTCTGGCCTCATACTAAGGGCGCCTGTCTTTCTTCATTAGCCCTTGACGAGTACTTTTTACTAGTTAGaccatttgattttatttattctgtGAAAGGTAAAGAATTCTAACCTATTATGATACAGAGAAACTTAAAGAAATCAAACGGACCAAAATCAACACTTTTAGGTTTTTGGGTtctataaaatcttttttttttataa
Coding sequences:
- the LOC133878627 gene encoding uncharacterized protein LOC133878627 isoform X2; this translates as METSATPTNASSSSSSSSSYNISSNSASYGIQAVASNIIQGPLSGLLEYSGILGGGGRAAGRSNSPETVDNNNNNNNNNNNNSSSNEPILPGSNPEEVVEEEVSIRIIGAEHEHFSAHQHIPANPAHVSDLTNSASTTRSYDVQRFVRWLEQILPFSLLLLLVFIRQHLQGFSVALWIAAVMFKSNDILRKQTALKEERKISVLLSISLVFMIHFVCVYWRYRGNNLLYPFLLLPPKAIPPFWHAVFIITINDIMVRHAAMAFKCLLLIHYKNGRGRDYRKQGQMLTLVEYLLLLYRALLPIPVWYKFFLNKEYGSLFSSLTTGLYLTFKLTSLVEKVQSFFAALRDMSHKEVHFGSYATSEQLNYRSMQQGISVLSARRRCMLRFCFAVNTYSAKTAYQNGLSEKERARCAGPW
- the LOC133878627 gene encoding uncharacterized protein LOC133878627 isoform X1 translates to METSATPTNASSSSSSSSSYNISSNSASYGIQAVASNIIQGPLSGLLEYSGILGGGGRAAGRSNSPETVDNNNNNNNNNNNNSSSNEPILPGSNPEEVVEEEVSIRIIGAEHEHFSAHQHIPANPAHVSDLTNSASTTRSYDVQRFVRWLEQILPFSLLLLLVFIRQHLQGFSVALWIAAVMFKSNDILRKQTALKEERKISVLLSISLVFMIHFVCVYWRYRGNNLLYPFLLLPPKAIPPFWHAVFIITINDIMVRHAAMAFKCLLLIHYKNGRGRDYRKQGQMLTLVEYLLLLYRALLPIPVWYKFFLNKEYGSLFSSLTTGLYLTFKLTSLVEKVQSFFAALRDMSHKEVHFGSYATSEQVNAAGDLCAICQEKMHAPILLRCKHIFCEDCVSEWFERERTCPLCRALVKPADIKSYGDGSTSLFLQLF